One genomic window of Cololabis saira isolate AMF1-May2022 chromosome 3, fColSai1.1, whole genome shotgun sequence includes the following:
- the LOC133431445 gene encoding uncharacterized protein LOC133431445: protein MTVASPSCSPTSSHSSPVCLQQCQGHLRKCELLQTNLRLASAPGVWLLLGALVMLVGMSVAIAGYVSAAPRPVAGRGSTHVERMKLAGPVVMGVGLFIFICAATLLYENRDSEARKQGTSDDLENLKGGSCWEDSQEQPSFGCQEQWEDTDGEQASWATPTHILPLPSQSSLLPQALTHSNRHNISSSTPSPPPPLGAGGSDEEVVEKGAGERKEQEEEKEGKSILLARVLHHKEPTPPPPSPCPSVSKSSVCSDSSNSTQSNFNVRTDSLDPPQQ from the coding sequence ATGACAGTTGCCAGTCCATCCTGTAGCCCCACCTCCTCCCACTCCTCACCAGTTTGCCTCCAACAATGCCAGGGCCACCTGAGGAAATGTGAGCTCCTCCAGACAAACCTGCGTCTGGCCTCTGCCCCGGGTGTGTGGCTCCTGCTGGGTGCATTGGTGATGCTGGTGGGTATGAGCGTCGCGATTGCGGGCTACGTTTCtgcagcaccgaggccggtggCCGGACGTGGCAGCACCCACGTCGAGAGGATGAAACTGGCCGGTCCCGTGGTCATGGGAGTGGGCCTTTTTATCTTCATCTGCGCTGCCACGCTGCTGTACGAGAACAGGGACAGCGAAGCCCGCAAACAAGGGACATCTGATGACCTCGAGAATCTGAAGGGGGGAAGTTGTTGGGAGGATTCGCAGGAACAGCCAAGCTTCGGTTGTCAGGAGCAGTGGGAGGATACAGATGGAGAGCAGGCATCCTGGGCCACTCCAACCCACATCCTCCCCCTCCCGAGTCAGAGCTCTCTGCTTCCCCAGGCTCTGACTCACTCCAACAGACacaacatcagcagcagcacaccatcaccaccacctcCTCTGGGGGCAGGGGGTTCAGATGAAGAGGTGGTGGAGAAAGGagcaggagaaaggaaggagcaggaggaggagaaggagggaaAGTCAATTCTGCTGGCTCGAGTTCTGCACCACAAGGAGCccactcctccccctccctccccctgcCCGTCCGTGTCCAAGAGCTCCGTCTGCTCGGACTCCTCCAACTCAACCCAGAGCAACTTCAACGTACGGACAGACTCTTTAGATCCACCTCAACAATGA